A section of the Paenibacillus yonginensis genome encodes:
- the nagB gene encoding glucosamine-6-phosphate deaminase, whose translation MPNIIKAQNEEQFNDIGAGIIASLLQSNPKALLGLATGSSPVGVYGRLVELYKEGSVSFAEAQSYNLDEYVGLPADHPESYRRFMDEKLFNLVDINPENTHVPMGSSPDPEQAAAEYTQLLQQAGRLDLQILGVGLNGHIGFNEPGDELHGFTHVVTLDESTRQANARFFSSIDEVPTQAITMGIASILHAKQILLLVRGAEKAEVIARALKGPVTTHCPASLLQTHPNVIVLVDQEAGRLL comes from the coding sequence ATGCCAAACATTATCAAAGCCCAAAACGAAGAACAATTTAACGACATTGGAGCCGGGATTATTGCCAGCCTTTTGCAAAGCAATCCTAAAGCCCTGCTGGGCCTGGCCACAGGCAGCTCGCCTGTAGGCGTGTATGGCCGTCTGGTGGAGCTTTATAAAGAGGGCTCCGTAAGTTTCGCCGAAGCTCAAAGCTACAATCTGGATGAATACGTCGGTTTGCCTGCCGATCATCCGGAAAGCTACCGTCGGTTCATGGATGAGAAGCTGTTTAATCTGGTCGACATTAATCCGGAAAATACCCATGTGCCGATGGGATCTTCGCCTGATCCCGAGCAAGCGGCAGCTGAATATACGCAGCTTCTCCAGCAGGCCGGACGGCTTGACCTGCAAATTCTCGGCGTGGGATTAAACGGCCATATCGGCTTTAATGAACCTGGCGACGAATTGCATGGCTTCACCCATGTCGTAACGCTGGATGAAAGTACACGCCAGGCCAATGCCCGTTTTTTCTCCTCTATCGACGAAGTGCCAACCCAGGCGATTACGATGGGGATCGCCTCAATCCTGCATGCCAAGCAGATTTTGCTGCTCGTTAGAGGCGCCGAGAAAGCCGAGGTTATCGCTCGCGCCCTTAAAGGCCCTGTAACGACGCATTGTCCGGCTTCATTGCTGCAGACACATCCTAATGTGATTGTACTGGTCGATCAGGAAGCGGGGCGTCTGCTTTGA
- the nagA gene encoding N-acetylglucosamine-6-phosphate deacetylase: MNRSFVITHGKVVTPTGIIEDGAVAVENGIIAFVGAASALQHSRTSYPEIVDADGRYILPGFIDVHVHGGVHHDFTGADQQGIEAITRFHCSQGTTAMLATTMTAPKDVLDQVLAEIDTFKSGEMPYAQLEGVHLEGPFISPKWPGAQNPEHIVHPNRDWIEEWETRYPGLIKQVTFAPEREGALELIAYLRKQGIVAAAGHTDATYEEIMTAVDAGLHHAVHTFNAMTPMHHRKPGTAGALLSSPQMSAEIIADGIHVHPAVISVLAAVKNNHNLVLITDAMSAAGLGNGDYMIGDLPVVMKDGVCTLKDSEGTLAGSTLTMIRGFRFLVQEVGLSIERASEAASGNPAKLIRINDRTGSIETGKQADLLLVDDQLELQSVWVKGLKQANEQ, translated from the coding sequence ATGAACCGTTCCTTTGTTATTACTCATGGCAAGGTCGTAACCCCAACAGGGATAATTGAAGATGGAGCAGTTGCCGTTGAGAACGGGATTATTGCTTTTGTCGGCGCAGCATCGGCTTTGCAGCATAGCAGGACCTCCTATCCGGAAATCGTTGACGCGGACGGCCGCTATATACTTCCTGGTTTTATTGATGTCCACGTCCACGGCGGAGTTCATCACGATTTCACCGGCGCGGATCAGCAGGGGATCGAAGCCATTACCCGTTTCCATTGTTCTCAAGGAACAACCGCCATGCTGGCTACAACCATGACTGCACCAAAGGATGTCTTGGACCAGGTTCTGGCCGAGATCGATACGTTTAAATCAGGCGAGATGCCTTATGCCCAGCTGGAGGGCGTACATCTGGAAGGGCCTTTTATTAGCCCTAAATGGCCGGGAGCCCAAAATCCGGAGCATATTGTCCATCCGAACCGGGACTGGATTGAGGAATGGGAAACCCGTTATCCGGGTCTCATCAAGCAGGTTACCTTTGCTCCCGAACGTGAAGGGGCCTTGGAGTTGATTGCTTATCTTCGCAAGCAGGGCATAGTTGCTGCCGCAGGGCATACCGATGCAACCTATGAGGAGATCATGACGGCGGTCGATGCCGGACTGCATCACGCGGTCCATACCTTTAACGCCATGACGCCGATGCATCATCGCAAACCAGGCACGGCCGGAGCCCTTCTAAGCTCGCCGCAAATGAGCGCCGAAATCATTGCCGATGGCATCCACGTTCACCCGGCGGTCATCTCTGTTTTGGCAGCCGTCAAAAACAATCACAATCTGGTCCTGATCACAGATGCAATGTCCGCAGCCGGGCTTGGCAACGGCGACTACATGATCGGCGATCTTCCCGTAGTTATGAAAGACGGCGTATGTACGCTGAAGGACAGCGAGGGGACCCTGGCAGGCAGTACGCTGACCATGATCCGCGGATTCCGGTTCCTGGTACAGGAGGTTGGCTTAAGCATTGAACGCGCTTCGGAAGCAGCCAGCGGCAATCCGGCCAAACTGATTCGGATCAATGACCGAACCGGGTCGATCGAAACCGGCAAACAGGCAGATTTGCTGCTTGTGGACGATCAACTGGAGCTTCAGTCCGTATGGGTTAAAGGCCTCAAACAAGCAAACGAACAATAA
- a CDS encoding glycosyltransferase family 4 protein, with protein MKILFTFFIPSGGVETLNRMRSRVLRKHGVEAHLLYNQAGTGLQNISDVPVFITSSDEELRALVNQQQYDAAIATSDFIMAYRLRQAGFTKPILFEGQGFGMWKDAYLTVLEAEPFIRRFTNGILMPPTTHLAELFDLLCPNAPRYVIPNMIDLSRFPKLDVPPPANPIIAWIGRLEPNKNWSEFLFICYGLLQHKPDLQIRMYTDESLAAPGERSAFYGLVEQLNLAGNLHTLNSVPNDQMSYHYSLIAASGGMVISTSKMEGFGYAVGEAMACRCPVLSTDSDGVRAFIIPDVTGTFYPLGDVASAIEKALRLMEDRTLREQLTEAGYRHLETHLSPDVYAVSLIQTLQSLGG; from the coding sequence TTGAAAATATTGTTTACGTTCTTTATTCCCAGCGGCGGGGTGGAAACGTTAAACCGCATGCGCAGCCGGGTTCTCCGCAAGCACGGCGTGGAAGCTCATCTGCTGTATAATCAGGCCGGAACAGGGCTGCAAAATATTTCTGACGTTCCGGTGTTCATAACGAGCTCGGATGAAGAGCTGCGCGCCCTTGTGAATCAGCAGCAATATGACGCTGCCATCGCAACTTCGGATTTCATCATGGCCTACCGTCTTCGGCAAGCAGGGTTTACGAAACCTATCCTGTTCGAGGGACAGGGCTTCGGCATGTGGAAAGATGCCTATTTAACCGTTCTGGAAGCTGAACCTTTTATCAGACGTTTTACCAATGGTATTCTGATGCCCCCAACTACCCATTTGGCCGAGTTGTTTGATCTTCTCTGTCCGAATGCGCCGAGATATGTCATTCCGAATATGATTGATCTAAGCCGCTTTCCAAAGCTGGATGTCCCCCCTCCTGCAAATCCGATTATCGCCTGGATCGGCAGACTGGAACCTAATAAGAATTGGTCGGAGTTTCTGTTTATCTGCTATGGGCTGCTGCAGCACAAACCCGATCTGCAGATCCGGATGTATACGGATGAGTCGCTGGCCGCCCCGGGGGAACGCAGCGCTTTCTATGGATTGGTGGAGCAGCTGAATCTGGCGGGGAATCTCCATACCTTAAACAGCGTGCCGAACGATCAGATGTCCTACCATTATTCGCTGATCGCAGCCTCCGGGGGCATGGTGATTTCCACCTCCAAAATGGAAGGCTTCGGCTACGCGGTAGGGGAAGCCATGGCTTGCCGCTGCCCTGTTCTCAGCACGGATTCGGATGGTGTCCGAGCCTTTATCATTCCGGATGTGACGGGCACCTTCTATCCGCTGGGAGATGTGGCTTCCGCGATCGAAAAAGCCCTTCGCCTGATGGAGGACCGGACTCTGCGCGAGCAGCTGACCGAAGCCGGATACCGCCATCTGGAAACCCATTTGTCTCCGGATGTTTATGCGGTTTCCTTGATCCAGACGCTTCAAAGCCTGGGAGGTTAG
- a CDS encoding glycosyltransferase family 4 protein: protein MRFTFPILTLCQGGAQRMLAELTNWLGAKGHEVTIIMPAQGVVEYAISSRVLRVDRSVLKAEDFPDADVIVSNFFTTVYPAVEASARNKGVHVRLALCYEPVFLSDNFASFPTYSMTEHLIVLSRWQQQLIQMIHGVGGMIVPVGVSSFFHNMNFRNQLAPGLRITAVVRNVTPSFSWHRDQEYLLYELTRVKQRYPDVEINLICPPREYEESTELQQFGANGLFRMVTPADDIELRYLYNMTDIFVSSSVYDAGGLPGLEAMRCGAALVTLYSGGNADYCRPEVNCLMSYRYENRLGEDISRLIVDPVFRSQLAATGQADSYKFTWDKSAADFEHAVEVLLTRTS from the coding sequence ATGCGTTTTACTTTTCCTATACTGACTTTATGCCAGGGGGGAGCGCAGCGGATGCTTGCCGAACTGACGAACTGGCTGGGGGCAAAAGGCCACGAGGTTACCATTATTATGCCGGCTCAGGGTGTGGTTGAATATGCCATATCGTCCAGGGTGCTTCGTGTGGACCGGAGTGTGCTGAAGGCAGAAGATTTCCCCGATGCGGACGTGATTGTCTCTAATTTCTTCACAACCGTATATCCGGCAGTCGAAGCCAGCGCCCGGAATAAAGGAGTACATGTCCGGCTGGCTTTATGTTACGAGCCTGTTTTTCTGAGCGACAACTTTGCTTCTTTTCCTACCTATTCCATGACTGAACACCTGATAGTTTTATCTCGTTGGCAGCAGCAGCTGATCCAGATGATACACGGAGTCGGCGGCATGATTGTGCCGGTTGGCGTCAGCAGCTTTTTCCACAATATGAATTTCCGGAATCAGCTTGCTCCGGGTCTTCGAATTACGGCGGTTGTCCGAAATGTAACACCAAGCTTCTCCTGGCATAGGGATCAGGAATATTTGCTGTATGAGCTGACAAGGGTCAAACAGCGGTATCCCGACGTTGAAATAAATCTGATCTGTCCGCCAAGGGAATATGAGGAGTCAACGGAGCTGCAGCAATTTGGGGCAAACGGATTGTTCAGAATGGTCACCCCGGCAGATGATATAGAACTAAGATACCTCTACAATATGACCGATATTTTTGTCAGCTCGAGCGTTTACGATGCGGGCGGACTTCCGGGCCTGGAAGCGATGCGCTGCGGTGCGGCTCTGGTCACTTTATATTCCGGGGGAAACGCCGATTACTGCCGTCCAGAGGTTAATTGCCTGATGTCTTATCGCTATGAGAACCGGCTTGGCGAGGATATTTCCCGCCTGATTGTAGACCCTGTGTTTCGTTCACAGCTTGCCGCTACGGGTCAAGCCGATTCCTATAAATTTACCTGGGACAAAAGCGCCGCCGATTTTGAGCATGCGGTAGAAGTGCTGTTGACCCGAACAAGCTGA
- a CDS encoding class I SAM-dependent methyltransferase: MNLYTEVYNANFITLLRQQFRYCVSVLDVGCGLGLLWEHYDCNIIVAMDIHRPYLEHLRKTPAFVLPIVADAREIGSLLMPRSVDAVALIDSLEHLTKADALKVLDDAEKIARQRVVIFTPRGFFPQESLDNYGLNGEKFQTHQSGWEPEEFMKRGYRVIVLKSFHNAQNASFRAAFGEDAPPVDALLAYKLIKDE; encoded by the coding sequence TTGAACCTTTATACGGAAGTTTACAACGCCAATTTCATTACGCTGCTCCGGCAGCAATTCCGCTACTGCGTATCCGTGCTGGACGTTGGCTGCGGATTGGGCCTCCTATGGGAACATTATGATTGCAATATTATTGTAGCCATGGATATTCATCGTCCTTATCTTGAGCATCTGCGCAAGACCCCCGCTTTTGTGCTGCCGATCGTAGCAGATGCTCGTGAGATCGGTTCGCTGCTGATGCCGCGGTCGGTTGACGCCGTTGCTCTGATTGATTCCTTGGAGCATCTGACCAAGGCAGATGCCCTTAAGGTACTGGATGATGCGGAGAAGATTGCCCGGCAGCGGGTGGTTATCTTTACGCCGAGAGGTTTCTTTCCACAAGAAAGTCTCGATAACTACGGACTGAACGGGGAGAAATTTCAGACCCATCAGAGCGGCTGGGAGCCGGAGGAATTTATGAAACGGGGATACCGGGTTATTGTGCTTAAAAGCTTTCATAATGCCCAAAATGCTTCTTTTCGTGCCGCATTTGGCGAAGACGCGCCGCCGGTAGATGCGCTGCTCGCCTATAAATTGATTAAAGATGAATAG
- a CDS encoding SDR family NAD(P)-dependent oxidoreductase codes for MAKETILITGAAGFTGHHACQHFAGQGYEVVGAVRSLEGVKAIPGVRYVACDLKDYASMQRLVEEAQAEYVLHLGGKNAVKQSWEQPIDYMETNVMGVLYLLDALRRSGRTSRVVLAHSRLRFQLTDHPVPNHPYGLSKSLGGMAALCWGQLFGQEVIIGEPGNLVGPGPSTGICALIAKHIAAEEQAYSGRPFHLSSGLERRDFLDVRDAVLAYELLLKQGQSGVIYPICSGKERTLRETAHSFSSLAQVPVSIEEGDVSAIPQAGETQGPEELIKLGFKPSIPWEQSVHDIVAYWRFEQGGQR; via the coding sequence ATGGCTAAAGAAACGATTCTCATCACAGGGGCGGCCGGGTTCACCGGCCACCATGCCTGCCAGCATTTCGCCGGGCAGGGCTATGAGGTTGTGGGTGCCGTACGGAGTCTGGAAGGGGTTAAGGCGATACCCGGCGTCCGGTATGTGGCCTGTGATTTGAAAGACTATGCGTCTATGCAGAGGCTGGTAGAAGAAGCCCAAGCAGAATATGTGCTGCATCTGGGCGGGAAGAACGCCGTCAAGCAGTCCTGGGAGCAGCCCATTGATTATATGGAGACTAATGTGATGGGCGTCTTGTACCTGCTGGATGCCCTGCGCAGGAGCGGGAGAACAAGCAGAGTGGTGCTGGCCCACTCCCGCCTCCGGTTTCAGCTGACCGATCATCCGGTTCCCAACCATCCCTATGGGCTCAGCAAATCACTCGGGGGCATGGCGGCTTTGTGCTGGGGCCAGCTGTTCGGGCAGGAGGTCATTATCGGAGAACCGGGAAACCTTGTTGGACCGGGTCCTTCGACCGGGATTTGTGCTCTGATCGCCAAGCACATAGCTGCTGAAGAACAGGCATACAGCGGACGCCCTTTCCATTTATCTTCAGGCCTTGAACGGCGTGATTTCCTGGATGTAAGAGACGCAGTCCTGGCCTATGAGCTGCTGCTCAAGCAAGGGCAAAGCGGCGTAATTTACCCGATCTGCTCGGGGAAAGAACGTACGCTGCGGGAAACGGCGCACAGCTTCAGCAGCCTGGCGCAGGTTCCCGTAAGTATAGAGGAAGGGGATGTGTCTGCGATCCCTCAGGCTGGCGAGACGCAAGGGCCTGAGGAACTTATCAAGCTGGGATTCAAGCCCTCTATACCCTGGGAGCAGTCGGTTCATGATATTGTTGCTTATTGGCGCTTTGAGCAGGGTGGGCAACGTTAA
- a CDS encoding dTDP-4-dehydrorhamnose reductase family protein, which produces MKILIFGGNGMAGHMLVQYFRESTSHDVFYTTRDARDTAGIFLDVQDPGMAEQTIALVRPDVIINAVGVLNQFADRDVVGAYEINGLLPHRLRRAADRYGARLIHISTDCVFLGDKGSYTEHDQPDGVSKYAQTKALGEIKQGRHLTIRTSIIGPEIRSGGIGLMEWFMSQTGRIYGYQRVLWNGVTTLQLAKVIEQVLDRPLSGLIHLAHPEKVSKHDLLKLMQEIWDKQDVDILPERETVLDRTLVSTRSDAALDLPNYSTMLSELAKWMKQHG; this is translated from the coding sequence ATGAAAATATTGATTTTTGGCGGGAACGGAATGGCCGGGCATATGCTTGTGCAGTATTTCCGGGAATCCACCTCCCATGACGTTTTTTATACGACCCGCGACGCAAGGGATACCGCAGGAATCTTTTTGGATGTTCAGGACCCGGGCATGGCGGAACAGACGATCGCTCTCGTTCGCCCGGATGTCATCATCAATGCGGTAGGCGTGCTGAATCAGTTTGCCGACCGCGATGTGGTTGGCGCCTATGAAATCAACGGTTTGCTGCCGCACCGCCTGCGGCGGGCGGCAGACCGTTATGGGGCCAGACTGATTCACATCAGCACCGATTGTGTGTTTTTGGGCGATAAAGGCTCCTATACGGAGCATGACCAGCCGGACGGCGTCTCGAAATATGCGCAAACCAAAGCGCTTGGCGAGATCAAGCAGGGACGTCATCTGACAATCCGCACTTCCATTATAGGGCCTGAAATCCGGAGTGGAGGAATCGGCCTGATGGAATGGTTTATGAGTCAGACGGGCCGAATCTACGGTTATCAAAGGGTGCTGTGGAATGGTGTAACGACGCTCCAGCTTGCCAAAGTGATCGAGCAGGTGCTGGACCGGCCGCTGTCCGGACTGATCCATCTGGCTCATCCGGAGAAGGTGAGCAAACATGATCTGCTGAAGCTGATGCAGGAGATCTGGGACAAACAGGACGTGGACATTCTGCCGGAGAGAGAGACCGTGCTGGACCGGACGCTTGTCTCCACCCGAAGTGATGCAGCTCTTGATCTGCCCAATTACAGCACCATGTTGTCTGAGCTGGCAAAGTGGATGAAGCAGCATGGCTAA
- a CDS encoding polysaccharide biosynthesis protein, which translates to MFNNQVILVTGGTGSWGYELIKQLLPQNPKEIIIYSRSESTQVAMSRAFEDHRLTFRIGDIRDKEALAAACKNVDYVFHLAALKHVPVCEDQPYEALKTNVVGTQNVIEAAVENRVKKVIYISTDKAANPSNFYGMTKAIGEKLIVYANLLPSETQFVCVRGGNVLGTNGSVVHLFMNQIKNKGQVRITDMNMTRFFLTLPDAIKLLFKASVESVGGEIFVMTMPTCRIVDLAEVLIEASGRENVEIIETGTRPGEKIHEILMSDFESQSTVVYDDEYLVILPTLDIPNLKDRYKAYPLVSFSSFSSDKNLMDKKEIKEILVRGGFLE; encoded by the coding sequence ATGTTTAATAATCAGGTTATTTTGGTGACTGGCGGTACCGGATCCTGGGGGTATGAACTGATCAAGCAGCTTCTGCCGCAGAATCCGAAAGAAATCATCATTTATTCCCGCAGCGAATCAACGCAGGTGGCGATGAGCCGGGCTTTTGAGGACCACAGACTAACCTTCAGGATTGGAGATATCCGCGATAAAGAGGCCTTGGCGGCCGCCTGCAAAAATGTGGACTACGTGTTTCACCTAGCGGCGCTGAAGCACGTTCCGGTTTGTGAAGATCAGCCTTATGAAGCGCTGAAGACCAATGTTGTAGGCACGCAGAATGTGATTGAAGCAGCGGTGGAGAACCGCGTCAAGAAGGTCATCTATATTTCGACCGACAAAGCGGCGAATCCATCCAACTTTTACGGCATGACCAAAGCGATCGGCGAAAAGCTGATCGTCTACGCGAATCTGCTCCCTTCGGAGACGCAATTCGTCTGCGTACGGGGCGGGAATGTCCTGGGCACGAACGGAAGTGTCGTGCACCTGTTTATGAATCAAATTAAAAACAAAGGCCAGGTTCGCATTACCGATATGAATATGACCCGCTTCTTCCTTACCCTTCCGGATGCCATCAAGCTGCTGTTCAAAGCTTCGGTGGAAAGCGTTGGCGGAGAGATCTTCGTCATGACCATGCCAACCTGCCGGATTGTGGACCTGGCGGAAGTGCTGATTGAGGCTTCAGGCCGGGAGAACGTGGAAATCATTGAAACCGGCACCCGTCCGGGCGAAAAAATTCACGAAATTCTGATGAGCGATTTCGAAAGCCAGTCAACGGTCGTTTATGACGACGAATATCTGGTCATTCTGCCTACGCTGGACATTCCCAACCTGAAAGACCGCTATAAAGCTTATCCGCTTGTTTCTTTCAGCAGCTTCAGCTCGGATAAAAATCTGATGGATAAAAAGGAGATCAAGGAGATCCTCGTCCGTGGGGGGTTCCTTGAATGA
- the wecB gene encoding non-hydrolyzing UDP-N-acetylglucosamine 2-epimerase, which produces MKIMTILGTRPEIIRLSLIIPLLDRFADRHILVHTGQNFTVSLSGVFFSELGLRAPDYVLQDRQASLGEQLAAMFAGMENILKQERPDKVLLLGDTNSALCAVLAERMGIPVIHMEAGNRCYDLDVPEEKNRKVIDAISSINMPYTQQSKQHLIREGVPGPRIVLTGNPIYEVMKHYEPQVDASDILDRLGLAPGQYFLVTTHRAENVDRPEHLLEIMKGLNAVAEEYGLPLICSLHPRTQSKMGADFSLTMHKLVQFHEPFGFFDFVKLERHAKCALTDSGTVQEECCIMHVPTVTLRKTTERPETVDCGSNIVSGLNAQSIAKAVRIMTESDVNWEVPDGYLTEHVSQKVVKFLLGGKMHV; this is translated from the coding sequence ATGAAAATCATGACGATCCTGGGGACACGTCCTGAAATTATCCGGCTCAGTTTAATCATTCCGCTTCTGGACCGCTTTGCGGATCGGCATATTCTTGTTCATACCGGCCAGAATTTTACGGTTTCGTTAAGCGGCGTTTTTTTCTCCGAGCTGGGTCTGCGTGCTCCCGATTATGTGCTGCAGGACCGGCAGGCTTCACTGGGCGAGCAGCTTGCGGCGATGTTTGCAGGCATGGAGAACATTCTGAAGCAGGAACGCCCTGACAAGGTGCTGTTGCTCGGGGATACGAACAGCGCGCTCTGCGCGGTGCTGGCAGAACGGATGGGCATTCCGGTCATTCACATGGAAGCCGGGAACCGCTGTTATGACCTTGATGTGCCAGAGGAGAAGAACCGCAAAGTAATTGACGCCATCTCCAGCATTAATATGCCGTACACGCAGCAGAGCAAACAGCATTTAATCCGGGAAGGTGTGCCGGGTCCCCGCATTGTGCTCACCGGGAATCCGATTTATGAGGTTATGAAGCATTATGAACCTCAAGTGGACGCCAGCGACATTCTGGACCGGCTAGGTCTGGCCCCAGGACAATATTTTCTGGTAACGACTCACCGTGCGGAGAATGTGGACCGTCCCGAGCACCTGCTGGAGATTATGAAGGGCCTGAACGCGGTAGCGGAGGAATACGGGCTGCCTTTGATCTGCAGTCTGCATCCGCGCACCCAATCAAAGATGGGGGCTGATTTCAGCCTTACCATGCATAAGCTTGTGCAATTTCATGAGCCCTTTGGCTTCTTTGACTTCGTGAAGCTGGAACGCCATGCCAAATGTGCATTGACGGACAGCGGGACGGTGCAGGAGGAATGCTGCATCATGCATGTTCCTACCGTAACCCTGCGCAAGACAACGGAGCGTCCGGAGACGGTGGACTGCGGAAGCAATATCGTTTCCGGATTAAATGCCCAATCCATCGCCAAGGCGGTACGGATTATGACGGAAAGCGATGTAAACTGGGAAGTTCCGGACGGTTATTTAACCGAGCATGTATCGCAGAAGGTAGTCAAATTTTTGCTTGGAGGGAAAATGCATGTTTAA
- a CDS encoding glycosyltransferase family 4 protein: protein MAHQAKLLLFTHVSNTQSITGAEKMLLHLALKLSDYFQCVLVVPQAGELTRQAARYGIRTLPCRYPLVYEMYAPGPNLPQEIEQLTETAEFHHLTALMQAEQADLVLTNTCVNVLPAAAASRLGIPVIWNITEAIVRTAYFGHAQQIIDSLSDRVLVISETVRSRFQGGIPGEKLGLIYPSWEWSDYHPGSWDRLRENKRSELGVGSGHRLLGFISSFLTEEKGFEHFIDTALELCRERSDLRFLVIGQRNNKVFYKRCLDKLNETKYFSRFTFIPYEKNVEAAYCAMDILVVPSLMPEGFGLTGLEGMIHGKLTAAYQAGGLGEVLGACGFGPYLSEMGNREQLTAQIKALLDLPKETAASLSATAREQAEVHFGPAAFADRLRSEVQTWAARRPDRLYVNEADGSRVWSSETGMEAAAEPEPAPETPVPVRRRKRRRLRRLRFKYGSTKAKRSRNVRRSSSARRRLSGRLTASRRPKRAGAKLSGKSRNRLGAPGKGRRTKR from the coding sequence ATGGCCCATCAAGCGAAGCTGCTGCTATTTACCCATGTCAGCAATACTCAAAGCATTACCGGGGCAGAGAAAATGCTGCTGCATCTGGCCCTGAAATTATCGGACTATTTCCAATGCGTGCTGGTAGTGCCTCAGGCGGGAGAATTAACCCGTCAGGCAGCCAGATACGGTATTCGCACCCTTCCCTGCCGTTATCCCCTCGTTTATGAGATGTATGCTCCGGGTCCCAATCTGCCGCAGGAAATAGAACAGCTGACGGAAACAGCCGAATTTCATCATTTGACAGCTCTTATGCAGGCGGAGCAGGCAGACCTGGTCTTGACCAACACCTGCGTCAATGTGCTTCCGGCCGCCGCGGCTTCACGCCTCGGCATTCCGGTCATCTGGAACATCACGGAAGCCATAGTCCGCACAGCTTATTTCGGTCACGCGCAGCAGATCATCGACAGCCTGAGCGACCGGGTGCTTGTAATTTCCGAAACAGTCAGATCCCGCTTCCAGGGAGGGATTCCCGGAGAAAAGCTCGGGCTGATTTATCCGTCCTGGGAATGGTCCGATTACCATCCGGGCAGCTGGGACCGTTTGCGGGAAAATAAACGCTCAGAGCTTGGAGTAGGCTCCGGACACCGGCTGCTCGGCTTTATTTCCTCTTTCCTCACCGAAGAGAAGGGGTTTGAACATTTCATTGATACTGCCCTTGAACTATGCAGGGAGCGCTCGGATCTGCGCTTTCTGGTTATAGGCCAGCGGAACAACAAAGTGTTCTATAAACGATGTCTAGACAAATTGAACGAAACCAAATATTTCTCCAGATTCACCTTCATTCCGTACGAAAAAAACGTGGAAGCCGCTTATTGCGCCATGGATATTCTGGTGGTTCCCAGCCTTATGCCGGAGGGCTTTGGCCTGACCGGGCTTGAAGGGATGATCCATGGCAAGCTGACTGCCGCTTATCAAGCCGGCGGACTGGGCGAGGTGCTCGGCGCCTGCGGATTTGGCCCCTATTTATCAGAGATGGGGAACAGAGAACAGCTGACTGCTCAAATTAAGGCGCTGCTTGACCTTCCGAAGGAAACGGCAGCTTCTTTATCCGCCACAGCCAGGGAGCAGGCAGAGGTCCATTTTGGACCGGCTGCGTTTGCTGACCGGCTTCGGTCAGAGGTCCAGACCTGGGCAGCACGGCGTCCTGACCGGCTGTATGTAAATGAAGCGGACGGAAGCCGCGTCTGGTCTTCAGAAACGGGCATGGAAGCCGCCGCCGAACCAGAACCCGCTCCCGAAACGCCGGTGCCGGTTCGGCGGAGGAAACGCCGCCGGCTGCGCCGTTTGCGCTTCAAATATGGGAGCACAAAGGCAAAAAGAAGCCGAAACGTTAGGAGAAGCAGCTCGGCCAGACGCCGGCTCTCCGGACGCCTTACCGCTTCACGCCGCCCTAAACGTGCAGGGGCGAAGCTGTCCGGCAAGTCCAGGAACAGGCTTGGAGCTCCCGGCAAGGGACGCCGGACCAAACGTTAG